The following are encoded together in the Clostridiales bacterium genome:
- a CDS encoding DUF6198 family protein has product MKTKIVRKRLFPCEAALTAAILLNSLTLCLLVKSSFGISTLSSVPLALSKIFTSISLGTWTTVIQTATVLLLIFITKQPRIGYFFSFLVAIIFGFFVDIDTHMMLSWSLLLPWKICYFLIGFIGMAFGASLFIKCRLPITPFDLFVRDLSRYSGKNIKLVKTTYDFICVALTITLSLSFLHKIVGIGIGTILGMIFTGTITQFFVKKLDSYFIFVPVTKTGKFLVKITEISKKS; this is encoded by the coding sequence ATGAAGACAAAAATTGTAAGGAAAAGGCTATTCCCTTGTGAAGCGGCTTTGACTGCGGCAATACTTTTGAACAGTTTAACCTTGTGCCTGTTAGTCAAGAGCTCCTTTGGGATATCGACACTGTCATCAGTGCCTTTGGCTTTATCAAAGATTTTTACATCGATAAGCCTTGGCACATGGACTACTGTAATTCAGACGGCAACGGTTCTTTTGCTTATATTTATAACAAAACAGCCAAGGATAGGATATTTCTTTTCCTTCCTCGTTGCGATCATCTTTGGATTCTTTGTCGATATCGATACGCATATGATGCTTTCGTGGTCTCTTTTACTTCCATGGAAGATATGCTATTTCCTGATTGGCTTTATAGGAATGGCATTCGGCGCGAGCCTATTCATCAAATGCAGGCTGCCGATTACACCATTTGATTTGTTTGTAAGGGATTTGTCTAGATACAGCGGCAAAAATATAAAATTAGTAAAAACTACTTATGATTTTATTTGCGTAGCTCTTACCATTACTCTTTCACTAAGTTTTCTGCATAAAATCGTCGGCATTGGCATTGGAACAATACTGGGGATGATCTTTACCGGGACGATAACACAATTCTTTGTTAAGAAGTTGGATTCTTATTTTATTTTCGTACCGGTAACAAAAACAGGAAAATTTTTGGTAAAGATAACCGAGATATCAAAGAAAAGCTAA
- a CDS encoding SLC13 family permease, translating into MGENKQVNKTPVKKIIFITIALFIVLFFRFLPAPNGLSVSGMHVIGTFLGVLLLWITIGIDWPSLLCLASLSFIPSLGIDTVLKSSFGNSTFAFLLFTFMCTYAISKTGFIRRIALAFVTSKLAKRGPWQLAISFLAAVVIIGCFMSPTVLYFVMLPILEEIYSVLALKKGDKFASMLAMGLVFCTSLSAGMTPIAHVFPVLAMGVYQSAVKTTISYANYMAFAIPTGIILFVLLMLVFRFILNPPVKEFESMDQSKFEALKKEIPESDIREKLIFIIFAFVVILWVAPGIIKPALPEVAAFINKYGTAMPPLLGVVVMSIIRIEGKPLLNFNEAMTKGVSWPSLIMAASTLAIGSAMTDKKIGLTTFLTSSIKPVTHNMPVLLLIILFVTWAAIESNLSSHMVTAQLVATIAVPVALASTGFNAQAIACVIGMVASFGSATPPSMPYVAVAGASGWTDAMELIKYGFTMMFVVIIIAVTFSYPIASLLMR; encoded by the coding sequence GCATGTCATCGGTACATTTCTCGGCGTGCTTTTGCTCTGGATTACAATAGGGATCGACTGGCCGAGTCTTCTGTGCCTTGCATCGCTTTCGTTCATACCATCCCTTGGAATCGATACGGTACTTAAAAGCTCATTTGGCAACTCGACATTTGCATTTTTACTGTTTACATTCATGTGCACATATGCTATTTCGAAAACAGGATTCATAAGAAGAATAGCTCTGGCATTCGTAACAAGCAAATTGGCAAAGAGGGGTCCTTGGCAGCTTGCGATATCATTTCTGGCAGCCGTCGTAATTATTGGATGCTTCATGTCGCCAACAGTTTTATACTTTGTAATGCTTCCTATTCTTGAGGAGATATACAGCGTGCTCGCCTTGAAAAAAGGCGATAAGTTCGCATCGATGCTTGCCATGGGTCTTGTTTTTTGTACCAGCTTATCGGCAGGCATGACTCCGATTGCCCACGTTTTTCCGGTGCTTGCAATGGGAGTTTACCAATCGGCAGTTAAGACAACCATAAGTTATGCAAATTACATGGCATTTGCAATTCCAACCGGTATAATTCTTTTTGTATTGTTGATGCTCGTGTTTAGATTCATACTCAATCCACCAGTTAAAGAATTTGAAAGCATGGATCAGAGCAAATTTGAGGCTTTGAAAAAGGAAATTCCCGAATCGGATATAAGGGAAAAGCTTATATTTATAATATTCGCATTCGTTGTCATTCTCTGGGTGGCGCCCGGAATCATAAAACCGGCACTCCCGGAAGTCGCAGCATTTATCAATAAATATGGAACGGCAATGCCGCCGCTTCTTGGCGTTGTAGTTATGTCGATAATAAGGATTGAAGGAAAACCGCTGCTGAACTTCAATGAAGCCATGACAAAGGGTGTTTCATGGCCAAGTTTGATAATGGCTGCATCCACTCTTGCAATCGGTTCGGCTATGACAGACAAAAAGATCGGGCTTACGACTTTCTTGACTTCATCGATTAAACCTGTAACTCACAATATGCCTGTTCTGCTTTTAATCATATTGTTTGTCACATGGGCAGCCATTGAATCCAACCTGTCCTCCCACATGGTTACAGCACAGCTTGTTGCAACAATTGCAGTTCCGGTTGCGCTTGCAAGTACGGGCTTTAATGCACAGGCAATCGCATGTGTCATCGGAATGGTGGCATCGTTTGGTTCGGCTACTCCGCCTTCAATGCCTTATGTTGCAGTTGCCGGAGCCTCAGGGTGGACCGACGCCATGGAACTGATTAAATATGGATTTACAATGATGTTTGTCGTCATTATTATCGCTGTAACGTTCTCATACCCGATTGCTTCGCTCCTTATGCGCTGA